The proteins below are encoded in one region of Fusobacterium massiliense:
- the leuD gene encoding 3-isopropylmalate dehydratase small subunit: MKAFTKFQGTIVPIMNDNIDTDQLIPKQYLKSTEKTGFGKYLFDEWRYNEDGSDNLNFNLNKAEYKKGTILITGDNFGCGSSREHAAWALQDYGFHVIVAGGYSGIFYMNWLNNGHLPITLPKEDRDELSKLSGDVIVTVDLENNKLSANGKDYFFNLEETWKERLLKGLDSIGLTLQYENKIKEFENKNY; this comes from the coding sequence ATGAAAGCTTTTACAAAATTTCAAGGAACTATTGTCCCTATAATGAATGATAATATTGACACCGACCAATTAATTCCTAAACAATATTTAAAAAGTACTGAGAAAACTGGCTTTGGAAAATATCTTTTCGATGAGTGGAGATACAATGAAGATGGAAGTGATAATTTAAACTTTAATCTTAACAAAGCTGAATATAAAAAAGGAACTATTTTAATCACAGGGGATAATTTTGGTTGTGGTTCTTCAAGAGAACATGCTGCTTGGGCATTACAAGACTATGGTTTTCATGTTATTGTAGCAGGAGGATATTCTGGAATCTTCTATATGAACTGGCTAAATAACGGGCACCTTCCAATAACTTTACCAAAAGAAGATAGAGATGAACTTTCTAAACTTTCTGGTGATGTTATCGTCACTGTTGACTTAGAAAATAATAAACTTAGTGCCAATGGAAAAGATTATTTCTTTAACCTTGAAGAAACTTGGAAAGAAAGATTATTAAAAGGTTTAGACTCTATTGGTTTAACTCTTCAATATGAAAATAAAATTAAAGAATTTGAAAATAAAAACTATTAA